One Gloeobacter morelensis MG652769 DNA window includes the following coding sequences:
- a CDS encoding glycosyltransferase family 2 protein: MGVTVVTPAYNAVQFLPQLLANLAGLKGVDLEHIVVDGGSNDGTLDLLSRWADRYNLRWISEKDKGQYDAINKGFALATRPLVGYQNVDDFYFPAGLVELARYLEEHPDVTGAYGQYAIVDGAGRFLAYPHNVGDFSPKKLCRGNYIFPGAFIVRRAQLQAIVFDARLNFYGDWDWLLQMALSGRKLAYVPTLVAAFRRHQASKTSTWSAERLQDEWRYICTKHSLDLRAVKFDAFATRLTQRLVTEAKKRTGLHDRDRQAYQHQRNNCAVDFESPGV, encoded by the coding sequence ATGGGAGTAACGGTTGTCACACCGGCTTACAACGCGGTGCAGTTTCTGCCGCAGTTGCTTGCCAATCTTGCCGGGCTGAAGGGCGTAGACCTCGAACATATCGTGGTCGATGGCGGTTCCAATGATGGCACTCTCGATTTGCTGAGCCGTTGGGCCGATCGCTATAACCTACGCTGGATCAGCGAAAAGGACAAGGGCCAGTACGATGCCATCAACAAAGGCTTTGCCCTGGCGACCCGTCCGCTCGTTGGCTACCAGAATGTCGATGACTTTTATTTCCCGGCCGGGCTGGTAGAGTTGGCGCGTTATCTGGAGGAGCATCCCGATGTAACCGGGGCCTACGGACAGTACGCGATCGTTGATGGCGCGGGCCGGTTTTTGGCTTACCCCCACAATGTCGGAGACTTCTCGCCCAAAAAACTTTGTCGTGGCAACTATATCTTTCCCGGGGCTTTTATCGTGCGCCGTGCCCAGCTGCAGGCGATTGTCTTCGACGCACGGCTGAACTTTTATGGCGACTGGGATTGGTTGCTCCAGATGGCCCTGTCGGGGCGCAAGCTCGCCTACGTACCGACGTTGGTCGCCGCCTTTCGCCGCCACCAAGCTTCGAAAACCTCAACCTGGAGTGCCGAGCGGCTACAGGACGAATGGCGGTACATTTGTACCAAACACAGCCTGGATCTGCGCGCGGTCAAATTCGATGCCTTTGCCACCCGTCTCACCCAGCGGCTGGTGACCGAGGCTAAAAAACGGACCGGCTTGCACGACCGCGACCGCCAGGCTTACCAACACCAGCGCAACAACTGTGCTGTCGATTTTGAGTCCCCCGGTGTCTGA